A single region of the candidate division WOR-3 bacterium genome encodes:
- a CDS encoding alcohol dehydrogenase catalytic domain-containing protein has product MKSLVLAGIRKFEFLEKSPPEIKGEKDVLVRVAKVGICGSDIHYYTRGRIGDQVIEFPFTIGHECSGIVEKVGKSVTKVSPGDWVAIDPAISCGKCDQCRDGRYNTCRNLKFLGCPGELEGCLSEFIVIPEENCYKLPFTLNFIEGVLVEPLSIGIYATQFLNPKKEKIIGILGSGPIGLCVLLRAKEIGIERIFMTDKIDERLFVARNLGADWTGNPDEIDIIEEVGKIESGGLDAVFECCGEIEAIKEGVELLKPGGKLIIIGIPEVEIISFDINKLRRKELTIFNVRRQNNCVEKAINFLLRKRINIDLIVTHNFKFEDAPMAFEIVEKYQNGVIKAIISLLDFK; this is encoded by the coding sequence GTGAAGTCTCTTGTGTTAGCTGGAATTAGAAAATTTGAATTTTTGGAAAAGTCACCTCCAGAGATAAAAGGAGAAAAAGATGTCTTAGTTAGAGTGGCCAAAGTTGGAATTTGTGGTTCTGATATTCATTATTATACAAGAGGACGGATAGGAGATCAAGTTATAGAGTTTCCCTTTACTATTGGTCATGAGTGTTCTGGGATTGTAGAAAAAGTGGGAAAATCTGTAACAAAGGTTAGTCCTGGGGATTGGGTTGCTATTGATCCAGCTATATCTTGCGGTAAATGTGATCAATGCAGAGATGGGAGATACAATACTTGTAGAAATTTGAAATTTCTTGGTTGCCCTGGAGAGCTTGAAGGTTGTTTGTCTGAATTTATTGTTATCCCAGAGGAAAACTGTTATAAACTTCCTTTTACTTTAAATTTTATAGAGGGAGTATTAGTGGAGCCTTTATCAATTGGTATTTATGCTACTCAATTTTTAAACCCTAAGAAAGAGAAGATAATTGGAATTCTTGGTTCAGGGCCAATTGGTTTGTGTGTTTTATTGAGAGCGAAAGAAATTGGTATTGAGAGAATTTTTATGACTGATAAGATAGATGAAAGACTTTTTGTAGCAAGAAATTTAGGAGCGGATTGGACTGGGAATCCTGATGAGATAGATATAATAGAGGAAGTAGGGAAGATAGAAAGTGGAGGCTTGGATGCAGTTTTTGAATGTTGTGGTGAGATAGAAGCTATTAAAGAAGGTGTAGAGTTATTAAAACCTGGAGGAAAGTTAATAATTATAGGTATTCCAGAGGTAGAGATAATAAGTTTTGATATTAATAAACTAAGAAGAAAAGAGCTTACCATTTTTAATGTAAGGAGACAGAATAATTGTGTGGAGAAAGCTATTAATTTTCTTCTTAGAAAAAGAATAAATATAGACCTTATAGTTACTCATAATTTTAAGTTTGAAGATGCTCCAATGGCCTTTGAGATTGTAGAGAAATACCAAAACGGCGTTATAAAAGCAATAATTAGTCTTCTTGACTTTAAGTAA